A portion of the Lolium rigidum isolate FL_2022 chromosome 1, APGP_CSIRO_Lrig_0.1, whole genome shotgun sequence genome contains these proteins:
- the LOC124670467 gene encoding mitogen-activated protein kinase 4-like: MAAKVDAPNGMRNNGKHYYTMCETMFEIDTKYVPIRPIGRGSYGTVCSSINQETNEKVAIKKINNVFNNRMDALRTLREMKLLRHLRHENVISLKDIMMPLRRRSFKDVYLVSELMDTDLDKIIMSSQPISNEHCQYFLFQLLRGLKCLHSAGILHRDLKPGNLLINGNCDLKICDFGLARTDNSEGQLMTEYVVTRPYRAPELLLGCNNYGTAIDVWSVGCIFAELLGRKTIFPGADCLSQLKLIVNVLGTMNDGDLEFIENLRGRNYIKSLPYTPGIPLYSMYPQAHPLAIDLLQKMLIFDPSKRISVIEALEHPYMSALYDPSANPPAQVPVDLDIDENLGVDMIREMLWHEMLQYHRRPSKWRIFNK; this comes from the exons ATGGCGGCGAAGGTGGATGCCCCGAACGGCATGAGAAACAATGGCAAGCACTACTACACGATGTGTGAGACCATGTTCGAGATCGACACCAAGTACGTGCCGATCAGGCCCATCGGGAGAGGATCCTACGGTACCGTATGCTCGTCGATAAACCAGGAGACCAACGAGAAGGTCGCGATAAAAAAGATAAACAACGTCTTCAACAACCGGATGGATGCGCTCAGGACGCTTCGCGAGATGAAGCTCCTTCGGCACTTGCGTCACGAGAATGTTATTTCTTTGAAGGATATAATGATGCCCCTACGCAGGAGGAGCTTCAAGGATGTGTATCTGGTCTCCGAACTCATGGACACGGATCTGGATAAGATAATCATGTCGTCGCAGCCGATTTCCAACGAGCACTGCCAATATTTTCTTTTTCAG CTCCTCCGAGGGTTGAAGTGTCTTCATTCAGCAGGGATACTCCATAGGGATCTGAAACCAGGGAACCTTCTGATTAATGGAAACTGTGATCTGAAGATCTGTGACTTTGGTCTTGCTCGCACAGATAATAGTGAAGGTCAATTGATGACTGAGTATGTTGTCACTCGTCCATATAGAGCTCCCGAGCTGCTGCTCGGTTGCAACAACTATGGCACCGCCATAGATGTCTGGTCAGTTGGCTGTATATTTGCTGAGCTACTTGGCCGCAAGACTATCTTTCCAGGAGCTGATTGCCTAAGTCAGCTCAAGCTTATAGTCAATGTTCTTGGCACCATGAATGATGGTGACCTTGAGTTCATTGAGAACCTAAGGGGTCGCAACTACATCAAATCCCTTCCATACACCCCTGGGATTCCCCTCTACAGCATGTACCCACAAGCGCACCCTCTTGCCATTGATCTGTTGCAGAAGATGCTTATCTTTGATCCTTCCAAAAGGATTAGTGTCATTGAGGCTTTGGAGCACCCCTACATGTCAGCGCTGTATGACCCAAGTGCAAACCCTCCTGCTCAGGTACCTGTCGATCTTGATATAGATGAGAACCTCGGAGTAGATATGATCCGAGAAATGTTGTGGCATGAGATGCTCCAGTATCACAGGAGGCCGTCAAAATGGAGAATATTTAACAAGTAG